One window from the genome of Kryptolebias marmoratus isolate JLee-2015 linkage group LG1, ASM164957v2, whole genome shotgun sequence encodes:
- the golph3 gene encoding Golgi phosphoprotein 3: protein MTSLTQRSSGLVQRRTEASRSAADKDRTLGQEDHDEPRRGDEPADDDSGDSKETRLTLMEEVLLLGLKDREGYTSFWNDCISSGLRGCMLIELALRGRLQLEACGMRRKSLLTRKVICKSDAPTGDVLLDEALKHIKDTQPPETVQSWIELLSGETWNPLKLHYQLRNVRERLAKNLVEKGVLTTEKQNFLLFDMTTHPLTNNTIKQRLIKKVQEAVLDKWVNDPHRMDKRMLALIFLAHSSDVLENAFAPLLDDQYDLAMKRVRQLLELEPEGESLKGNTNELLWAVVAAFTK, encoded by the exons ATGACTTCCTTGACCCAGAGAAGTTCGGGCCTCGTGCAGAGGCGAACTGAAGCCTCGCGCAGCGCCGCCGACAAAGACCGTACGCTGGGCCAAGAGGACCACGATGAGCCCCGGCGGGGAGACGAGCCGGCGGACGACGATAGCGGAGACTCTAAAGAAACACGGCTGACCTTAATGGAAGAAGTGCTGCTGTTAGGACTAAAGGACCGAGAG GGCTACACCTCGTTCTGGAATGACTGCATATCATCAGGGTTGCGAGGGTGCATGCTGATTGAATTAGCCCTGCGAGGACGCCTCCAGCTGGAAGCCTGTGGCATGAGGAGGAAAAGTCTACTGACCAGGAAG GTAATCTGTAAGTCGGATGCTCCAACCGGTGATGTGCTTTTAGACGAGgctttaaaacacatcaaagaCACCCAGCCACCTGAGACTGTGCAGAGCTGGATTGAACTGCTGAGTG GAGAGACGTGGAACCCCCTGAAGCTACATTATCAGCTGAGGAACGTCCGTGAGAGGTTGGCCAAAAACTTGGTGGAAAAAGGTGTCCTCACCACAGAGAAACAGAACTTCTTGCTTTTTGATATGACCACACATCCTTTGACCAACAACACCATCAAGCAGCGTCTCATCAAGAAGGTGCAGGAGGCTGTTCTAGACAAATGGGTGAATGACCCTCATCGAATGGACAAGCGAATGCTCGCTCTTATCTTCTTGGCCCATTCGTCTGATGTTTTGGAAAATGCCTTTGCCCCGCTGCTAGATGACCAGTATGACCTGGCCATGAAAAGAGTACGGCAGCTTCTAGAACTTGAGCCTGAAGGGGAAAGCTTAAAGGGCAACACCAATGAGCTGTTATGGGCCGTTGTAGCTGCTTTCACTAAATGA
- the si:dkey-3h3.3 gene encoding E3 ubiquitin-protein ligase DTX3L, whose amino-acid sequence MEFIKDITVTIDRANYGDSESLKEILSSYACETTSSSYKVRGSFEKLKSLVDFLLSANHGSSPATQGTTGQRSQRASAHGTSVTVSALVMKYIQLMCAEKLERIRDTCLIIEKQSSPDTVQVTFRTQSGSVDLDDRVRLDFVKQRFISFYQRTASDLQVTHLSFSPHQLKELQRKFPLLLFESSAGKTVTVMGPFASLHKLKARLSQSSPNISSSPVSRAPERSRSPSLKHRERDEDESCPICMETIRAGKKKTLKCKHSFCSDCVGKAFDYKPVCPICGEVYGILRGVQPDGGTMKITQTSSSLPGYDKYGTIIISYDIPSGIQKEEHPNPGQPFEGVSRKAFLPNSPEGKKILRLLERAFDQRLIFTIGQSTTSGRSNVVTWNDIHHKTSTQGGPTLFGYPDPEYLRRVREELKVKGIE is encoded by the exons ATGGAG TTCATCAAAGACATCACCGTCACCATCGATAGAGCAAATTATGGAGACAGTGAAAGTCTGAAGGAGATCCTCTCCTCCTACGCCTGCGAGACAACAAGTTCCTCCTACAAAGTGAGGGGATCCTTTGAGAAGCTGAAGAGCCTGGTAGATTTCCTGCTGTCAGCAAATCACGGCTCCTCTCCTGCCACCCAAGGAACGACTGGTCAGAGAAGTCAGCGTGCTTCAGCACACGGCACATCTGTGACTGTATCTGCACTCGTGATGAAATACATTCAGCTAATGTGTGCAGAAAAACTAGAAAGAATTCGAGACACGTGTTTAATTATTGAGAAGCAGTCCAGCCCAGACACAGTTCAGGTGACTTTCAGAACCCAGAGTGGATCAGTTGACCTCGATGACAGAGTGAGATTAGACTTTGTGAAGCAGCGGTTCATCTCTTTCTACCAGAGAACAGCATCAGACCTGCAGGTTACACACCTCAGCTTCAGCCCacatcagctgaaggagctgcaaagaaagtttcctctcctccttttcGAATCAAGCGCCGGGAAAACTGTGACAGTGATGGGACCTTTTGCAAGCTTACATAAACTGAAAGCACGTCTTTCCCAAAGTTCTCCAAATATAAGCAGCAGTCCGGTGAGCAGAGCTCCAGAACGCAGCAGAAGTCCTTCACTTAAACACAGGGAACGTGATGAAGATGAATCCTGTCCCATCTGTATGGAGACGATCAGagctgggaagaaaaaaacactgaagtgcaAACATTCTTTCTGCAGCGACTGTGTGGGAAAAGCTTTTGACTACAAGCCTGTCTGTCCCATCTGTGGCGAGGTGTACGGCATTCTGAGGGGGGTGCAGCCTGATGGAGGCACGATGAAGATCACCCAGACCTCCTCATCATTACCTGGATATGacaaatatggaacaataatcATTTCTTATGACATCCCGAGTGGCATTCAGAAG GAGGAGCATCCAAATCCTGGTCAACCATTTGAAGGTGTGTCCAGAAAAGCTTTCCTCCCAAACTCCCCAGAAGGCAAGAAGATCTTGCGACTCCTTGAGCGAGCCTTCGATCAGAGACTCATCTTCACCATCGGTCAGTCCACCACCAGCGGCAGGAGCAATGTGGTCACATGGAACGATATTCACCACAAGACATCAACACAAGGCGGACCAACTCT CTTTGGATACCCAGATCCTGAGTACCTCCGCCGAGTGCGAGAAGAACTGAAAGTCAAAGGAattgaataa